The Thalassospira sp. TSL5-1 sequence TTTGGCCTCCGAGGATGTCGCCTGCATGGGCGACATTCCACATTTGTTTATCTGGGGCGATTTTATTGAAGACGTGCCGTCGTGGAAAAAATACCGCGCCGCCACCGACCAGTATCGTGAGGTGCTGGCCGCAGCCGGTAAACAGACCCGCGAGATGGATTTGCCCGCGATGGGCATTCGTGGCAATAGCCATGTGCCCATGATGGACGATAACAGTGCCGATATCGCAGCCCTGGTTACGGACTGGATGGCGCAAAATCCTGGTTCGGCAACATAACTTTTGCACCCGTGCAGATTCCAAAAAAGGGGATATGGCAGCGGCTGTATCCCCTTTTATATTGGCGGTTTGCCGCCGCTTGATCAGGAGACTTTGATCACAAATATGCAGGCGTTACGTCGATAGGCACTGATTTCACATGAAAGGCCTGATCGATGCAAACACTTCAAAACGTGATGTATACCGATAATGGTAATGCGCCGGTTTCCAAACTGGTGGGAACAGCCTGCACCATCGGTATCCAGAGCTTTATTTCAAATGCGTGTTTTAAAGACGGGAAATGCAATCTTGAAATGGACTGGCCGCTTAAATCCGCGATCGATAATAAAGATATTGTTCCGGCCAAAGAAGGCGGGAAGCGTAAAATTCTGGTAGCGGTTGGTGGCGGAAGTTTTACGACAGCATCTTGGCAGACCTGTGTGACAAACTTTGATGCTTTTGTTGAGGCGTTGATCGAATTTGTCAAAGAATATAAATTTGACGGCATTGACATTGATTGGGAAGACACAGCCAACTTGGCCAATGTTGCGCAGCAAAACGGTGGCTATGATGCGGTGGCCTTCCTGGTCAATCTGACTAAAAAATTGCGGGCCGGATTGCCTGCGCCGCAATATATCATTACCCACGCACCACAACCGCCCTATTTTGACCATGCTTTTTATGGTGCAACCTATATGGAGGTGATGCGGCAGGCGGGTGACGCAATCGATTATCTGAATATCCAGTATTACAATAATCCCGATTATGTTGGGGATGATGGCAAAGAGCAGGCGGCGAAGGTGGCAGGAACCATCGGCACGCCATCTTATCGGACAAGTATTGTTGGTTTGGTCGAACAGGGTTTGCCGGTGGAAAAGCTGCTGGTGGGTAAACCAACCACACCGGATAACGCCGGGACGGGTTTTTTGCCGACCGATGCGTTTTGCAACGATGTTGTGGCCCCGCTGGTTGCCAAATACGGGAACAGTTTTGGTGGCGTGATGGGCTGGCAATTGGCGCAGTCGCCAGAAAGTACCGAACTTGAATATAACTGGATCAGCACGGTTGCCGATGCGCTGACGGGGAAGACCGGATAAGCGCCTTGGCATTCGGTCACATATGGCGGGTGGGGTCCATGCTCTCATGCAACACGCGGATGACCTCGATAATGCCAGATCCTGTGGATCGGTAAAAGATGACATGCACAGGGCGGCCAAACGGCTGTTCTGTGCTTTCGAAGCGACTATGGCGAATATGAAAGCAGCGGATGTCTGAACGTAAATCTGTACGATCAACTGTCAAATTTCCGTTAGGGGCATTTGCGATCCGTTTTAGTGCTGCAAGGATCAAGTCGGCGTAACGACTGCGTGCATCCTGTCCATGCCGGAATGCACTTTCGCTCAGAACCTTGGCAATGTCGGCTTTGGCCGATGCTGTAAGCCGATAGTGTGCTGCCAAATGTTATGCTCCTGCCGGGGTGCCCGTTCCGGCAAGCCAGGATTCAAGCCCTGCGTCATCCATATCGTCGTAA is a genomic window containing:
- a CDS encoding glycosyl hydrolase family 18 protein, which translates into the protein MQTLQNVMYTDNGNAPVSKLVGTACTIGIQSFISNACFKDGKCNLEMDWPLKSAIDNKDIVPAKEGGKRKILVAVGGGSFTTASWQTCVTNFDAFVEALIEFVKEYKFDGIDIDWEDTANLANVAQQNGGYDAVAFLVNLTKKLRAGLPAPQYIITHAPQPPYFDHAFYGATYMEVMRQAGDAIDYLNIQYYNNPDYVGDDGKEQAAKVAGTIGTPSYRTSIVGLVEQGLPVEKLLVGKPTTPDNAGTGFLPTDAFCNDVVAPLVAKYGNSFGGVMGWQLAQSPESTELEYNWISTVADALTGKTG
- a CDS encoding type II toxin-antitoxin system RelE/ParE family toxin, whose amino-acid sequence is MAAHYRLTASAKADIAKVLSESAFRHGQDARSRYADLILAALKRIANAPNGNLTVDRTDLRSDIRCFHIRHSRFESTEQPFGRPVHVIFYRSTGSGIIEVIRVLHESMDPTRHM